The segment CGGAGAGCTAAAGCGGCTGGTTGCCCAGCATCTTCCACAGCCCTACCCGGATGAAATCAAATCCCTGGACGTGTTGCATCGCGAGATCGATCTGGGTGAAGGCCGGGGAAAGGTTCATTTTTCCATTCCGGGTTTTAAAACGTTTGCTTGCGGAAAATGCCACCAGGGACCGGAACTGCTTGCTTCAGCCGCGATGCGGATGAAAGAAGTTTTGACCCGCCTTCAGTCTCAATTCCCGGATATTTCAAGGGTTCCCCTCAAACAATACATCATCCAACCCTGGGCGGATGAATTGCTGTCCCCCAGGCAATTCGCACACACCACCTTCGACAGCATCCGCATTTTTCCCCGCACGATTCTCATCGATTCCAAAATTTACGGCAATGCCACCCATCTTCACGAAACCCTGCACTTGACCCAGGAGTTTGTCGGGCCCGCGAACGAACTGGAAGCGTATGGACTGAATATCCGATCCGACCCAAGGTTTTTGTTATTGAACTATCCTTATTTTTCCGATGTGGTCACCGCGTTTTTTCTGGCCGATTTCCAGCGCATCCTGAAGGACTTTTATGCCCGGCCTGTGGATGAAAGTTCGAACGTTTCCCGGGAAACTCAGTGGTTCATGGACCCGTTTGACGAGAAGGATCTCAAGTCCCTGGCTCAGGCAGTGAACGCCATGGAGCCTGTTCTGGCGGAGGTCACCCGGCTTTTAAGAAAAGATCCCATCCCGGCTTCCTACTGGAGTGAGCAGACGAATGACGGCGCCTTACTTCTGGAAATAGCCGCTGTCAAACTGTTACCGTTGCCGCCTGTTCCCGAAATAACCGAGGCGGTTCGTTTAGAGGCCTATGCCATCATCGACCACCAAATGCGAAAGACCGACAACACCAGGCTGGGCTATAAGGTAAACCGCAAACAGGAGGCGCTGCTCACTTTAAAGCATCAGCTAAGGTTGGACGATCCTTTAGCGCGGTTGAGTTTGTATTTTCGTTATCTCAAAGGAAGATTCATCGGTCCGGGGGGGGAGGTTCGATTGACCGTAGAAAATAAGGATGACCTTACCGACTTTGCTGAACAGAAATTGGAAGGCATTGCCAGAATGTCCCGGTTCGAACGGCTGACGCCCCTGGAAAAGGACGGGGCGAATCTTATGATCGAATCGATAAAACAAAAGCTGCAAGATCTGTAAACGCATCTCTTGCAGCTTCGTTGTTTTTTACCGGGCCGTCTGCGCCGAATTGCTATCTAAAGCCGATGCGCCGGAGTGACCATTGCCGGGCCTTTGACGTGGTCCTCAAGGGTTTCGTTTTGCACTTTATCCTGCAATTTCATCAGAGCGTCGATCACCATTTCAGGACGCGGAGGACACCCGGGGATGTAAACATCGACGGGGATGATGGTATCGATGCCCATCACCGTGGCGTAGTTGTCATAAAACCCGCCTGAAACCGTGCACACGCCATAAGCCACCACCCATTTAGGTTCGGTCATCTGGTTATACACTTTTACCAGAATAGGGGCCTGCTTGTGGCTGATGGTGCCCACCACCATCAATAAATCTGCCTGACGCGGGGAGAACCGGGGAAAAGCGGCTCCGAAACGGTCCAGGTCGTAGCGCGGACCGGCAACCGACATAAATTCCATCCCGCAACAAGCGGTGATGAACGGATAGATAAAAAACGAATATTTCCTTGCCCAGTTGATTGCCTGGGTCATCTGGGTGACAATGACGTTGTTTCCAAGACTCAGCTCGGTTTGCGCTTCATACAAATTGGCCATTCAATTTACTCCTTCATTTGAATTCTTTGCTCTTTTCACAGGCCGATGAGCCTCATCATAAAAGATTTTGTCTAAAATTCCAAGGAATTCCGAGCTCTTTCAGGGCGTGGAGCTTAGGGAGGTCCCCTCGCCCAACTTCGACCATCGGAAACAGGGGTTAAATTTATGATTGCGGTAGCCGGGGAAATGCTATAATTCCCGGTACCGGATACACTCGATAGGTCATGATTTCAGACCGTTAGATTGGCCGAATATTTTGTCCGCCCGGAGTCGCGCGGCTTTTTAATCAATGCACCTGAAGATAGGGGAGTTATGGATTATTCAAAAAACAAACAAGCCAAGGGTCAAAACCGGGCGTCCGACGAAACCGAGATGGTCGTCCGCGACAACTTGAGCAAGGATGGAAAAACGCTGGATTTGACAGCGGCCTACCTGAAAGAATATGGCGCGAAGGACATCGCATCTTTCGAATTTTTAAAGGATTTGACCACGCTGGAATTTGGCACCAATCTGATCGGTCCCAAGGGGGCCAAATATCTTGGGCAAAGCGCGGTTCTGACCAACCTGACCTCCCTCAATCTGTTTTACAACGGAATCGGCAATGAGGGCGCGAAGTACATTGCGGTATCCGATAACCTTCAAAGCCTGCAAAACCTGGTTCTATCCGACAACAACATCACCGATGAAGGGGCCATCATGCTGGCCAAATTCCTGCCTCTGTTTCCCAATCTGGTGCGTCTTGACATGCGCCTGAACAAACTCAAAGAGGAGGGGAAGCAGGCTCTTCAGGACGCACAAAAACTGATGCAATTGAAACACCTGTTGCTGGATAAAGTGGAAGGCTTTCAGGTCAAAAGTTGATTGAGCAGAAGTAAGTGCAGTATGGATTAAACATTATTGACCGTCACCAGGTCATCGTCGAACAAAGCCCGCACATCTTCAAACTGAATGCCTGCAATTTCGATCGACTTTTTGACCGGTGGTTTTTTGTAGACGATATTCCATAACTGGGTTCCCAGTTCTTCAATATTTTCCAGAGCCGGTTTGAGCGCGTCCTTTCTCAACATGCGGAAACTGTCCAGTCCGATCGCCTGCCATTTTTCATTGGCTTCCCGGCAGGTGCGGTAAAACTCCAGTTCGCGCTCCACCTGAGGAAGGGATTTACGAAGTGGATGGGCTCCCACAGAACCTGGAAACATCGATTGAAACTCCTTCTCGATGCGCCTGGCTTTTCCTCCTGTGAACAGAAACCCTGTGAGCTGACCATTTAATGGGCGCAGCGCGGCCACCCAGTCAGTCACCTTATCCAATAGTTCGTAAGACATTTCTTCAGCCAGCAGTAAATCGGAGTAGTTCTTTTTTTTATTTTCATGGATCTCGTTCAGAGTCCGGTACAGTTCCCTCAGCACGGTGTTCAGGTTGCCCACCGTGACCGCTTGGCCGGGGCTCCGGGTTTCCTTGAGCGAAACAACTTCCATCTCCAACGTTCGCGTCGGGGTTTCGATAAAATTGATTTGTGGAATGTCGAGAAGCCGGTCAAAGGTTTCCGCTGTGATGGCCAGATCGATGGCAAATTCTTCCAACAGCCAGTTCCGGGTTCTGCGGCATTTCACCACATCGCGAAGAATTTCCGCGACCAGTTCCAAAGGCTCGGAAGTGGCTTCCAGTTGATCGACCTTGGCGCTGTCGCCGAGCAGCTTGGTTAGAATTCTTTTGGGCTGTTGCATGACACGATGGTATAGAGATTGTTTAAATAGAACCGGATTTATTTTACTTCCCAAACGACTTTCAACACAAGCCGGGTGAGCGGGAAACCGATGCCCCGACGATCAGCGGGGGTTGGTTCTGGATTTTTTTCTCTTGATAGCCGTGCGCAAAATCGCATAACCGAACAGTGCCGAGAGGATGGAGCCGGTCAAAATTCCCAGCCGGTCTCCGGCGACGGATTCCAGGTTCCCTTCCTCGAAGGCAAGGGAACTGATGAACAGACTCATGGTGAAGCCGATTCCGCACAACGCGGAAACCCCATACAATTGAAGCCAGTTCACTTTTTTAGGCAATTTGGCCAAGCCGCATTTAACGGCAACCCAGCTGAACCCGAAAACACCCAGTTGTTTTCCCAGAACCAGTCCGAGAGCGATTCCCAGCGGAACCGGCGCCGTGAGAGACGAAAGCGAAAGTCCCTCTAACGAGATTCCGGTGTTGGCAAAAGCAAACAGAGGTAAAATCACGTAAGCAACCGTGGGGTGCAGATCTTCTTCGAGCCTCTCGAGGGGCGATGGGACGAGGGGGGTCGAATCGCGCAAGGGGATAAACGCCGCGAGGAGAACCCCGGCCAGTGTTGCGTGCACGCCGGACTTTAAAACCGCCGCCCACAGGACCGCACCGACCAGTAAATAAGAAGCAATGCTTTGCACCCCTTTTCGGTTGAATAGAAAAAGAATGCCAATTAAAACGGCAGCAGTCAGCAGGGATGAAAGGGAAAGTTTGCTCGTGTAGAAAATCGCAATGATGATGATGGCGCCGAAATCATCCATGATTGCCAGCGTGAGTAAAAACAATTTGAGAGCATGCGGAACCCGTTTTCCAAGCAGCGACAGGACTCCCAAAGCAAAGGCAATATCCGTTGCCGAAGGAATGGCCCACCCCTCAAGGGCAACCGGGTTGTCCCAATTGAGAGAAGCGTAAATGAAAGCGGGAACCGCCATGCCGCCGACTGCGGCCACGGCAGGCAGGGTGATGCGCGAGGGATCGGACAATTCCCCCTGCAGGATTTCGCGCTTAATCTCCAACCCGACGAGAAAGAAGAAAATCGCCATGAGGCCGTCGTTGATCCACAACAGCAAGGGTTTAGCGATTTCAAACTCGCCGATGCGGATGGCGACAGGAGTGTTCAAAAGTGCGCCGTAAAGGGGTTGCAGAGGCGTGTTCTCAGCAATCATCGCAAGGGTTGCGGCGAGGGCTAGAAGCAGGCCACTGGCTGATTCCAGTCGCAGAAATTCACGGAGTGCTTTTAATACCATGGGATTTTTTCGATCTTTATTTGCAGGAATCCAAGTTTAGCACAATTACAAACCGGGTTCTTCATGCGGTTCGACCATAGCTTCCAAAATGCCTGTGATCCGTCCGATAAAATTTAAGGTTCGAGGCGGGAAGCAACCTGTGCTAATATCTCCTGCAAAAATTTTTAGCACAAATTGAGCAACAAAAATAATTCCAGCCGGGGTGGCGGAATTGGTAGACGCACAGGACTTAAAAACAGAAAAGTATAAAAATTAAAAAACTTATAACTACCTATAAAATATTATGTTAAACTTATTTTTGAGATCAAATAACGTCGATTTTTTTGTTACACATCTCTTACACAAAACGGCCTTTTTTCGAGAAAATATCAGTGGCATACCAGAAACATACGATGATGGGAGGCAAAGTCCACGTCTATAAACGTGAGAACAGCCGCTACTGGCAATGCTCCACCTATCTCTCTGGTAAAAACAGGCGCACAAGTACCAAACAGGAAAGCCTCGCTCATGCCAAAGACTTCGCGGAAGACTGGTATTTAGAATTACGCGGAAAAAGTCGCCGTGGCGAATTAAAAGACGAAAAAACCTTCAAAGAAGCCGCCGCGCAATTTGGCCGGGAATACGAAATCATTACAGAAGGCCAACGTAACCCGATTCATGTAAAAAACTACATGGACAAGTTACGTTTGCATTTAATTCCTTTCTTTGGAGAGATGGGTCTATCGGAAATCACACCTGGACAGGTCCAGGAATACCGCATACACAGAAGAGAAAAATCTATGGAACAGCGCGGGAAACCGCCGTCCCGTAGCACGATGCACAAAGAAATCGTAACGCTCCGTCAAACGCTAAAAACCGCTATTCGACACGGTTGGCTTCAATATCTGCCCGATCTTTCAGAGCCTTATAAAACCTCGGGGAAAATCTCACATCGAGCATGGTTTTCACCAGAGGAATACAAACAGCTCTATGAGGCCACACGACACCGTGCTCAAAATCCACCAAAACCTCAATTCAAGTGGGGATGCGAACAGGTTCATGATTTTGTACTGTTTATGGCCAATACCGGCTTACGCCCTGACGAGGTATGGCGACTTGAATACAGGGATGTTCAAATCATAGAATACGAACCCACCGGAGAACAAATTTTAGAAATTCAAGTGCGCGGCAAGCGCGGTGTTGGCTATTGCAAAAGCATGACGGGAGCCGTCAGGCCTTTTGAAAGACTGAAAGAGCGCAATAACCCTGAACCGACTGACTTGTTATTCCCAAAAAGACACCGGGAACTTTTTAATAGAATCCTTAAAGAAGAAAACCTTAAGTTTGATAGGGAGGGTCAAGCCCGAACGGCCTATAGCCTACGGCACACATATATTTGCCTGCGACTTATGGAAGGTGCTGATATTTACCAGATCGCTAAAAACTGCCGCACCAGTGTCGAAATGATCGAAAAATATTACGCCTCACATATCAGCACAACTCTCGATGCGGAAGCTATCAATAAAATGAAGTCTAAACCAACACCAAAATCCAAAAACAAAAGTAAGACGAAAAAGAAAGCTACTAAAACCAAAAGGAATAAGAATTAAAGGGATTCTTTGGCTTCAGATTTTGTTGGATGTCATCAATCCAAAGACTATAATGGAAAACAATGCGGAGGTGGCGGAACCGGTAGACGCAACGGACTTAAATCTTTGAGTGCTCCTGCGGGAAACCCAGGATGCAGAACTGCTCAAATTCGGGGAAACCTTTCACATGGCAATCCCGAGCCAAGCCCTTCATGAAGGGAAGGTGTAGAGACTAGACGGGCAGCACCTAAGTCCCATCCGGGATAAGGTGAAGGGATAGTCCAGACCACAAACGTCAAACGGCGGCGGCGAAAGCCGTAGTTGGTATGAAAATCCGTTGAGTGAAAGCTCGTGGGGGTTCGAGTCCCCCCCTCCGCACCAATCGTCAAGCTATTCGAACACCTACTAGAATTTTTTGACCCGGAGCTAAAAGACTGGAGCCCCCGAAAGGGCTCCTCCAGCAAATGCTCCTTATCCACGATATAGTAGA is part of the Nitrospinaceae bacterium genome and harbors:
- the nhaA gene encoding Na(+)/H(+) antiporter NhaA, with translation MVLKALREFLRLESASGLLLALAATLAMIAENTPLQPLYGALLNTPVAIRIGEFEIAKPLLLWINDGLMAIFFFLVGLEIKREILQGELSDPSRITLPAVAAVGGMAVPAFIYASLNWDNPVALEGWAIPSATDIAFALGVLSLLGKRVPHALKLFLLTLAIMDDFGAIIIIAIFYTSKLSLSSLLTAAVLIGILFLFNRKGVQSIASYLLVGAVLWAAVLKSGVHATLAGVLLAAFIPLRDSTPLVPSPLERLEEDLHPTVAYVILPLFAFANTGISLEGLSLSSLTAPVPLGIALGLVLGKQLGVFGFSWVAVKCGLAKLPKKVNWLQLYGVSALCGIGFTMSLFISSLAFEEGNLESVAGDRLGILTGSILSALFGYAILRTAIKRKKSRTNPR
- the nuoB_2 gene encoding NADH-quinone oxidoreductase subunit B, with translation MANLYEAQTELSLGNNVIVTQMTQAINWARKYSFFIYPFITACCGMEFMSVAGPRYDLDRFGAAFPRFSPRQADLLMVVGTISHKQAPILVKVYNQMTEPKWVVAYGVCTVSGGFYDNYATVMGIDTIIPVDVYIPGCPPRPEMVIDALMKLQDKVQNETLEDHVKGPAMVTPAHRL